A genomic window from Lotus japonicus ecotype B-129 chromosome 1, LjGifu_v1.2 includes:
- the LOC130729351 gene encoding chromatin modification-related protein EAF1 B-like isoform X2, whose product MHGCNSGFAFAVNAEVDSMGGVVDGGVGIGLKTSPCRAAVEEKAQGDIRQEYSIRDDRRRELEFLEKGGNPLDYKLGNAASVSVQSTSLTDQHQELFVNSEAKGSFVLTASPHGDSVDSSVRPGAPSISEPNTADNLLLFDGENELAQGEKRSMHSKKRYNIAPSEQSSQIGGSQNAKETEDSAIVRPYARRNRSRPNHGPRGGSRDVKGLLSDTNKHKDYHVPSGSKPKPSSLNGEIHIKDPTSNSPLNNELVGVRAHQSKSGSASVTEDKLGAMLNRNFKGNQHIVPSQDDTVQNPLVLASGDASAVGERDPGSSGDLKPPSCVVSALPGNESCPGLSNGFGNIKLDRRGVPDEGQNNSTSLGVKNFDSVSSCVPTSFAGDVNNESSICTSRSKADANGSTMEQTPEFEKKLNSIGCEVVKERSKTNTGESGATINNERASGYFNRFDGDNMVKSEEDIHIVSSCMQKKLNDFSNIKGMHPSNSCSISKDGKEENVVMKDHSNPIRGETCERLQVPSDLFTSATPRTALTENVTTAASDCQPSCKQPLKLADKAHEDSILEEAHIIEVKRKRISELSIRTLPSQIHHKSHWDFVLEEMAWLANDFAQERLWKIAAAAQLSHQASSASRLRFEKQSKHVGMKILSHSIAKAVMQFWHSVELLLVRDNNCIGSSNESGQVDSNEASGDKTRSSDMLQESSKLLEGQNPKKRAALKVHAYALRFLKDSRSHGISSQAEAPATPDKISDSGIVDMSWEDHLSDESLFYTVPPTAMETYRKSIESHFTQCEKSFSSIQEEVETSMYDTAAEHGYEELVYDEDEGETSTYYLPGVYEGSRLSKSGQKKHKNRIKSYTHRSNEVGTDLPYLHYQTGTQPSSLFGKRPASLNVGTIPTKRMRTASRQRVVSPFAVGTGTIHAQAKIDAASSGDTNSFQDDQSTLNVGSQLQKSMEVESVGDFEKQLPYDCGETSVKTKKKKSKNPATAYDHGWQLDSVVLSDQDYPKKRLDSHHFESNGNSGFFGQHGKKPKITKQPHDTFDNMAPITNSIPSPAASQMSNMSNPNKFIRIISGRDRGKKAKALKISAGQTGSGSPWSLFEDQALVVLVHDMGPNWELVSDAINSTLQFKCIFRKPKECKDRHKILMDKSGGDGADSADDSGSSQSYPSTLPGIPKGSARQLFQRLQGPLEEETLRSHFDKIIKIGLKNGYHRNQNDNQDLKQLTPVHNSHVIALSQVCPNNLNGGVLTPLDLCDTNATSSDVLSLGYQGSHAGSLALSNHGSVPSVLPSSGLNSSNPPPSGMGLGNNLSTQSGPMAASVRDSRYGVPRTVPLSVDEQQRLQQYNQMISNRNMQQSSMPVPGSLSGSDRGVRMLPAGNGMGLMGGINRSIAMPRPGFQGIASSSMISSGSMLSSSMVGMPSPVNIHSGVGAGQGNSTLRPRDTAHMMRVTQGNSQGIPAFSGMSSAFNSQTTPPPVQPYPGHGQQPHQQSHISNHHPHLQGPNHATNSQQAYAIRLAKERQLQQQQQRYLQHQQQQQQLAASNALMPQVQAQTQLPISSPQQNSSQAQPQNSSQQVSLSPATPSSPLTPMSSQHQQQKHHLPQPGFSRNPGSSALTSQAVKQRPRQPQQRQYQQPARQHPQHAQSQHQAKLLKGIGRGNMSIHQNSSADPSPLNGISVAPGSQTVEKGDQIMQMMQGQNYSGSGLNPNQPSKPLGPAHSSNHSQLQQKHHSVPTSTSSKQLQPVVSTPESNNQLQVSSVTSGHKASPPQPAVASSHRQLQLQYQQQPKEINQSKTNVQRMLQQNCQGHSESSSMSQSDSPKADQKPGNSSCQVGTSTAVSRGCVDSASKLTVVSTVSSQWKTSEPPFDSRMPNQVTQVSSPIGSSSGNEPPTIGQGLSPRQPSSSSSSHAHNSGLQWPQKPLPLQRQSSSQPIISHSQPPEHQQQEQEQHSPEDAALQHQPQQQVQHLQPGKSSLLIHPPNSEVE is encoded by the exons ATGCATGGATGTAACTCAGGATTCGCTTTCGCTGTAAATGCTGAGGTTGATTCCATGGGAGGTGTTGTTGACGGCGGAGTTGGTATAGGGTTGAAAACCTCTCCGTGCAGAGCAGCAGTTGAGGAGAAGGCTCAAGGAGACATCAG GCAGGAGTATAGCATTCGTGACGATAGAAGAAGGGAGCTAGAGTTTCTTGAAAAA GGTGGGAATCCTCTGGACTATAAGTTAGGGAATGCTGCTTCAGTTAGTGTTCAGTCTACTTCACTCACTGATCAGCATCAAGAGCTGTTTGTGAACAG TGAAGCAAAAGGTAGTTTTGTGTTGACTGCCTCCCCTCACGGTGACTCTGTCGACAGTAGTGTCAGACCAGGGGCTCCTTCTATTAGCGAACCAAATACTGCTGATAATCTCTTACTTTTTGATGGTGAGAATGAGTTGGCTCAAGGTGAAAAGAGGTCCATGCATTCGAAAAAAAGGTATAATATTGCTCCATCCGAACAGTCTTCTCAAATTGGTGGGAGTCAAAATGCAAAAGAGACTGAAGATTCTGCTATTGTCCGCCCATATGCGCGAAGGAACAGGTCCCGACCAAATCATGGTCCTCGGGGGGGTTCAAGGGATGTGAAGGGATTATTATCTGATACTAACAAACATAAGGATTACCATGTGCCATCTGGTTCTAAGCCAAAACCTTCTAGTTTAAATGGTGAGATACATATTAAAGATCCAACATCTAATAGCCCACTGAATAATGAATTGGTTGGTGTGCGAGCTCATCAATCAAAAAGTGGCAGTGCTAGTGTTACTGAAGACaaattaggtgctatgttgaacaGAAATTTTAAAGGAAATCAACATATTGTACCTTCTCAAGATGATACTGTACAAAACCCACTTGTCTTGGCTTCTGGGGATGCTAGTGCAGTTGGAGAAAGGGACCCAGGTTCTTCAGGTGATCTAAAGCCTCCATCTTGTGTAGTTTCTGCGTTGCCTGGAAATGAATCTTGTCCTGGTCTGTCAAATGGGTTTGGCAACATAAAATTAGACAGGAGAGGTGTACCAGATGAAGGCCAAAATAACAGCACTTCATTAGGTGTAAAGAATTTTGATTCAGTGTCCTCCTGCGTACCCACTAGTTTTGCTGGAGATGTAAATAATGAGAGTAGTATTTGTACAAGTAGAAGCAAAGCTGATGCAAATGGAAGTACTATGGAACAAACACCAGAATTTGAGAAGAAACTAAATTCAATTGGTTGTGAAGTTGTGAAAGAAAGGAGCAAGACCAACACTGGTGAAAGTGGTGCTACTATTAACAATGAACGTGCTTCTGGTTATTTTAACCGATTTGATGGTGATAATATGGTCAAAAGTGAGGAGGACATTCATATTGTAAGTTCCTGCATGCAAAAAAAGTTGAATGATTTTTCCAATATTAAGGGAATGCACCCCAGTAACAGTTGTTCTATTTCAAAGGATGgtaaagaagaaaatgttgtcATGAAGGATCATTCCAATCCTATCAGGGGAGAAACCTGTGAAAGACTTCAAGTTCCTTCCGATTTATTCACTTCTGCCACTCCTCGAACTGCTCTGACTGAAAATGTTACTACTGCTGCATCTGACTGTCAGCCTTCTTGTAAACAACCCTTGAAGTTAGCAGATAAGGCTCATGAAGATTCTATTTTAGAAGAGGCTCACATTATAGAg GTCAAGCGCAAGAGGATttccgagctatctattcgcaCGTTACCCTCACAGATCCACCACAAATCTCACTGGGATTTTGTTCTTGAGGAAATGGCTTGGTTGGCAAATGATTTTGCACAG GAGCGTCTTTGGAAGATAGCAGCTGCTGCACAATTGAGTCATCAGGCATCTAGTGCTTCTCGGTTAAGATTTGAGAAACAAAGCAAACATGTGGGGATGAAAATTTTGTCTCACAGCATAGCAAAGGCTGTCATGCAGTTTTGGCATTCAGTGGAGCTTCTTCTAGTTCGTGACAATAACTGCATTGGTAGTTCAAATGAATCTGGGCAAGTAGATTCGAATGAAGCTTCTGGGGACAAGACCAGAAGTTCCGACATGTTACAG GAGTCAAGCAAACTCTTAGAGGGACAGAATCCCAAAAAACGGGCGGCACTTAAAGTGCATGCATATGCTTTGAGGTTTTTAAAGGACAGTAGATCTCATGGAATTTCCTCTCAAGCAGAAGCACCGGCAACACCTGATAAGATATCTGACTCGGGCATTGTTGACATGTCATGGGAGGATCATCTTTCCGAT GAAAGTCTGTTCTATACAGTTCCTCCTACTGCCATGGAAACATACAGAAAATCTATTGAATCTCATTTCACACAGTGTGAG AAATCTTTTAGTAGCATTCAAGAGGAAGTTGAAACATCTATGTATGATACTGCAGCAG AGCATGGATATGAAGAGCTTGTGTACGATGAGGATGAAGGAGAAACCAGCACTTATTATTTGCCTGGTGTCTATGAGGGTAGCAGATTGTCAAAATCTGGACAGAAGAAACACAAAAACAGGATAAAGTCTTACACTCATAGATCCAATGAAGTTGGAACTGATTTGCCTTATTTACACTATCAAACTGGAACTCAACCGTCCTCTCTATTTGGGAAAAGGCCTGCTAGTTTAAATGTTGGGACAATACCAACAAAACGCATGCGTACAGCTTCTAGGCAAAGAGTTGTGAGTCCTTTTGCAGTTGGCACTGGGACAATACATGCTCAAGCTAAGATAGACGCTGCTTCGAGCGGAGATACCAACTCCTTTCAGGATGACCAGAGTACGTTAAATGTTGGTTCACAACTCCAGAAAAGCATGGAGGTGGAGTCAGTTGGAGATTTTGAAAAACAGTTACCTTATGACTGTGGAGAAACATCAGTtaaaacaaagaagaagaagtccAAGAATCCG GCTACTGCTTATGATCATGGATGGCAGTTGGATTCTGTTGTTCTAAGTGATCAG GATTATCCCAAGAAGAGATTGGATAGTCATCACTTTGAATCCAATGGAAATAGTG GTTTCTTTGGCCAACATGGGAAGAAGCCAAAGATAACAAAGCAACCACATGATACTTTTGACAATATGGCTCCAATAACTAATTCTATTCCCTCTCCAGCTGCATCACAAATGAGTAACATGTCTAATCCAAATAAATTTATTCGAATCATTAGTGGACGAGATAGGGGCAAGAAAGCTAAAGCGCTTAAG ATTTCTGCTGGGCAGACTGGTTCTGGAAGTCCTTGGTCCCTTTTTGAAGACCAG GCTCTTGTTGTCCTGGTGCATGATATGGGTCCAAACTGGGAGCTTGTGAGTGATGCTATCAACAGTACTCTACAATTCAAG TGTATCTTTCGTAAGCCAAAAGAATGCAAGGATCGTCACAAGATTTTAATGGACAAAAGTGGTGGGGATGGTGCTGATAGTGCTGATGATTCAGGGTCTTCTCAATCTTATCCATCTACGCTTCCTGGAATTCCAAAG GGTAGTGCCAGACAGTTGTTTCAACGCTTGCAAGGGCCACTGGAGGAGGAAACCCTGAGGTCTCATTTTGATAAAATCATCAAGATTGGACTGAAGAACGGTTACCACAGGAATCAG AATGATAACCAGGATTTGAAACAATTGACACCTGTTCATAATTCGCATGTGATTGCTCTTTCCCAAGTCTGCCCAAACAACTTGAACGGAGGTGTTTTGAC GCCACTTGATCTTTGTGATACCAATGCAACAAGCTCAGATGTCCTATCTCTTGGGTATCAAGGCTCTCATGCTGGTAGTTTGGCGTTATCAAATCATGGTTCTGTACCATCAGTGCTTCCTTCATCTGGGCTAAATTCTTCAAACCCGCCACCTTCTGGTATGGGTCTTGGCAATAACTTGTCAACACAATCTGGTCCAATGGCAGCATCTGTCAG GGATAGTAGATATGGAGTTCCCAGAACTGTACCATTATCAGTTGATGAACAGCAAAGATTACAACAATATAATCAAATGATATCCAACAGAAACATGCAGCAGTCTAGCATGCCCGTTCCTGGATCTCTTTCAGGAAGTGATCGGGGTGTTCGAATGCTGCCTGCTGGAAATGGTATGGGCTTGATGGGTGGGATCAACAGAAGCATAGCCATGCCAAGGCCAGGGTTCCAAGGAATTGCGTCATCATCTATGATCAGTTCTGGAAGCATGCTTTCTTCTAGTATGGTGGGGATGCCAAGCCCTGTAAATATCCACTCTGGAGTTGGTGCTGGACAAGGAAACTCAACGTTGAGACCTCGTGATACTGCACATATGATGAGG GTCACTCAAGGGAACAGCCAAGGCATTCCTGCTTTTAGTGGGATGAGTTCTGCCTTTAATAGTCAGACAACTCCACCGCCTGTTCAGCCTTATCCAGGACATGGCCAACAACCGCATCAACAGTCCCATATTAGCAATCACCACCCTCATCTTCAAGGCCCGAATCATGCTACAAATTCCCAACAAGCTTATGCAATCCGATTGGCTAAGGAAAGGCAAttgcagcagcaacaacaaagaTATCTGCAGCaccagcagcaacagcaacagcttGCCGCATCAAATGCATTGATGCCACAGGTTCAGGCGCAGACCCAACTTCCCATATCATCACCTCAGCAAAATAGTTCTCAGGCACAACCGCAAAATTCATCTCAGCAAGTATCCCTTTCCCCTGCAACACCATCATCTCCTTTGACTCCCATGTCATCTCAACACCAACAGCAGAAACATCACCTGCCGCAACCTGGGTTCAGCAGGAATCCTGGTTCTAGTGCGCTTACTAGTCAAGCAGTTAAGCAAAGGCCACGACAACCACAACAACGGCAGTATCAGCAGCCTGCCAGGCAGCATCCACAGCATGCACAATCTCAACATCAAGCTAAACTTCTCAAGGGGATAGGAAGGGGTAACATGTCAATACATCAAAACAGCTCTGCGGATCCTTCTCCTCTAAATGgaatatctgtagctccaggaAGCCAAACTGTTGAGAAAGGGGACCAAATCATGCAGATGATGCAAGGTCAAAACTATTCTGGTTCGGGTTTAAATCCAAATCAACCATCAAAGCCTTTGGGTCCTGCTCATTCTTCCAATCATTCCCAGTTGCAGCAGAAGCATCATTCTGTTCCCACAAGCACTTCGTCGAAGCAGCTTCAGCCGGTGGTATCAACCCCTGAAAGTAACAATCAATTACAGGTTTCATCAGTTACTTCAGGTCATAAAGCATCACCTCCACAGCCAGCTGTTGCTTCTAGCCATCGTCAACTTCAGCTACAATACCAGCAGCAGCCAAAGGAAATTAATCAGAGTAAAACAAATGTTCAGAGAATGTTGCAGCAAAACTGTCAGGGGCATTCTGAGTCGTCAAGCATGTCTCAGTCTGATTCACCAAAAGCTGATCAGAAGCCTGGAAACAGTTCTTGTCAAGTCGGTACGAGCACTGCAGTGTCTCGGGGTTGTGTGGATTCGGCTAGTAAGTTGACAGTGGTTTCTACTGTATCTTCTCAGTGGAAAACATCAGAACCACCATTTGATTCTCGTATGCCCAATCAAGTTACACAAGTGAGCTCACCTATTGGAAGTTCTTCTGGAAATGAGCCCCCAACTATTGGTCAGGGGCTGAGCCCACGACAACCATCATCTAGCTCTTCTTCTCATGCACATAATTCTGGGCTACAGTGGCCGCAGAAACCGCTGCCTCTTCAAAGACAGTCTTCATCACAACCAATCATATCTCATTCCCAACCACCAGAACATCAGCAACAGGAACAGGAGCAGCATTCTCCCGAAGATGCGGCTTTGCAACATCAACCTCAGCAACAAGTACAACATCTGCAACCTGGGAAGAGCAGTTTACTTATCCATCCACCTAATTCTGAAGTGGAATGA